One window of Verrucomicrobiia bacterium genomic DNA carries:
- a CDS encoding response regulator transcription factor yields the protein MPFTVAIVEDDVKVRGSLARLIDSTDGFTCVSQHPSGENALAELVITRPGVVLMDINLPGMNGVDCVRRLKELLPSTQVVMLTVYENTNIIFSALSAGASGYLLKQSSPEQIIQAIREVHEGGSPMTSHIARKVVASFQKISNPVNDYEKLSLREQEVLDLLSQGFLYREISEKLKISYATVHTHVRHIYEKLHVRSRTEAVTRHLQQVSSGKGGKTG from the coding sequence ATGCCATTCACAGTTGCAATCGTTGAAGACGACGTCAAGGTTCGCGGCAGTCTCGCGCGCCTGATCGATTCCACAGATGGGTTCACATGCGTGAGCCAGCATCCCAGCGGCGAAAACGCCCTGGCTGAATTGGTGATCACCCGGCCCGGCGTCGTGCTCATGGACATCAACCTGCCGGGAATGAATGGCGTCGATTGCGTGCGCCGCCTGAAAGAATTGCTGCCTTCGACGCAGGTGGTGATGCTCACGGTTTACGAGAACACGAACATCATTTTTAGCGCGTTGTCTGCGGGTGCGAGCGGCTATCTCCTGAAGCAAAGTTCGCCGGAGCAGATCATCCAGGCGATTCGAGAAGTTCACGAGGGAGGTTCGCCGATGACGAGCCATATCGCGCGCAAGGTGGTGGCATCGTTCCAGAAAATCAGCAACCCGGTGAACGATTACGAGAAGCTCTCGTTGCGCGAGCAGGAGGTGCTGGACTTGCTGTCACAGGGTTTTCTGTATCGCGAAATATCCGAAAAGTTAAAGATCAGTTACGCAACCGTTCACACCCATGTGCGGCACATCTACGAGAAGCTTCACGTGCGTTCCCGGACGGAAGCGGTGACCCGGCATCTCCAGCAGGTTTCCAGCGGGAAGGGCGGAAAAACGGGGTAG